The window gatgatgatgatgatgatgatatatgGCCGATATAGCACACTAGCTATGTCAGGGGTAATGAGTAATGCAATTATAGAAACAAATTTATCATCTTCGTCTAAGTTTTAAAAGAACAACATATTTGAGGTCGCAGTGAAAGTTAACACTCACCTTGTTGGGACACGCTGTGAGCCTGAATGAAGTCACATTTACCAAGTAAATATAGCGGAGTTTCCGTGAGCCTCCGTCCCACTGCGGTAAGGTTAAATGGATAGTTGAGACACTGGACATTGCTGGCTGGAAGCAAATGTCCCGTCCTTTCGCGACGGAAAATACAGCAGACGAAAGTTAAGACGTCCAACACTGGGAGCAGCAACAAACAACTCGATAActcaaacagaaacagtgatAGTTGGGCGTTTTAATCCCTCAACGCTGTTTTACAGACCAAAGAATGAGAAGGCACGAATGAGGAGATCTCAatcccaaaacaaaaagaaaagagcaccTGAGCATTATAATTCACCAACTTTTTTGACTGCTGAGTCTGGTGGTAACTGGTCAAAATCTAAACTAATCTTGTGTTCCCAACAATTGGATATTATCAGTAATGGAAGTATATTTACTTGAGTCAAGTGCTGTAGTTGAGTACATTTTTGAGGtactttgtacattttttttctactttcccACTACATTCCAGAGGGATATATCGTGATTTTTATTCCActacatatattatttattgtttaatgttgacatgtattgCACTTTCTGCTAACATCTGCACCACATTGAATTCCTTGTACTTGCTACTTGGTGTAACAAATCGTGCAtgcccaccccttaaaattggattttgaGTGAGCATagagaaacttttcactttcagcagatgaatgtgaaaatagtcttctagtgtcaaactctgcacacacatcattctgcacagtgaagctcaaacattcaaatgaaggaacaattagaaaaacaaaattttgagtggagggggactttaagtaaaacatgtctttggtctatttgttttttcaatgtTCAGTGTTCGTTTGTTAAATAATCTGTAGCCTGTAAAGCAGCCCAAGAGATCCTTCTGCGCTTGTGAAATTTATAAAACCTATAGTACAAAACTGTGGGCTAAAAACCCTTGACGTCTTCTCCCAACACGTGACATTACGAGGACCAATGAACATGGAGAGTGGTTACTTTGACCTCTGAACCAACGTCTTGGTCCGCAAAGTAAAAATGGCTGAAGTAGATTTCGGGGATACTGAGCTCTTTCAGCAGCTAGATGACTCCGCACCACCGGTACCGACGCATATTCGCTTCACAGAGAATGAAGAAGACCAGGAGGAGATGGGCCTGCTCCAGAGCCGGCTGGAGGAGTGTGACGACTACATCCAGAGACTAACCGAAGAGAATATCCTTGCGTCAGTTAGCTCCTTAGCTAACATCAGCTAGCTGTTACCATGAACCAAAACACATAAACGTACACCCTGTTAATGTCTGCTAATGTCATTTTTGTAGTCTCTAATTCCTTAACTCATTGACCACATAAAGGTTTGAGAAGAAAACTAAACATCCTGACACGACCAAGGTAATTGGACTCTTTAATTGCGCACTACATGTTGCTATGAACTGATTACCTGGTGACTGATGACCGTTTCCTCTTTATAGCGGCATCACGGTTGAAGATGTCAACATCGACGGGCCAGTTCTTCAAATTCTTTATGCCAACAACTTTATATCAAAGTAAGCAATCTTTTCTCATCAGATAAACTGCTCATGTGCTCACTTGTGGTTTGAGTGTTTAGTGTTGTCATATCTGCCTCAAGCTGACATTGCAATAGAGAATATTGTTTTGCATAACAACCTGTGAGGCAAAACATTTGGACAACTCTTGTTTTACATTCTGGCTAATCAGATAAAACTGACTTCAATGTGTATGCAAAATGATTACTGAATCACTATGTTTTGAATCATGATAAtcagtaaaaacaagaataaatgtCTCCTCTCACAGGCAGTGTCGTCAAGAAATTGAAGATTGCATCTGCAATGTGATTTTGAAGCACCAGAAACCGagcaatcaaaagaaaaatcccTCCTTCCACCTGAAACCTCAGGTATTTGTCCCAAAACGTATCTAATTGTAACGAATATCAGTACAGTTATCTTTGCTTATAACTTGTTCTACTCTCTACGAAGAATGCAGCTTTTGCTATGGATGAAGATCCGGAGAAGTTGGCTTCCAGTAGTGTAAGAACAACAACGGAAGCCTTTAAAGTGAGTATTTACTGTTAAATTTGGGGGTTTTCATATTACATAATTTCTGGCTGCATGGAAAAGGAAATGGGAGTAATAGCCTTCATGCTGTATTAACATATCATAaacaattttcttgttttttctgtcccAGGTTGTTGGCAGTGTCTTGTATTTCACTTCTTTCAGTGTTGATAAACTTGGACAACCTCTAATGAATGAAAACCCCCAGCTGACAGATGGATGGGAAGTTCCAGCGTATCTTTATTATAGATAAATTgacagatttcctgttggaaaGATATTCTGATTTTAACTGTGCTCATTAAAATAGCCAACTTCTATTATGGTGTTAAAGTAGACAAGATAATGCTTTTACTGCTGTGCACAAACATGATATAACTTCCTGAATTGTTGCAAAGCTATCACCAGGTTTTCAACCAAGTCATCGGCACAGATGGACAGGAGAtagaaatgaaagacaaaaggTATGACTGGGATTATTAATGAAGCTTTATTTGGTTTCCATCTTCTGTTTCTCACTTGCTTTGTCCAGTAGCTGTGTGGCAAATTACTATATAATGAGTCCATCACTGATCTGTTCATTGCAGACCCAAATCCATGTGTTTCAACTGTGGCTCGGGCAGCCATCAACTGAGAGACTGCCCCAAGGTAAGAATGAGTAAACATTAGCATGAACCCAAGTCAAATATAAATCCAAACTTGACTTACTACATTTATGCATCACTACCTTCCTAGCCTAAAGACATGGCTGCCATTaatgagagaagaaaggagTTTAATCAGAACAGCAACCAGGCCATGCAGAGTAACCAGCGATACCATGCTGATGAAGTGGAGGAGCGATTCTCCAAATACAAGCCAGGAATCATGAGGCAGGATTGTTATTTTGtacacaacagacacaaatatCATTTAATCAGATGTATTATCTTTTGTAACATTATCCATGAATGTTTactactgtgttgttttttttaaacagtgagGAGCTGTTGTCAGCACTGGGAATTGACGGCACCACCCTCCCTCCTCTGATATATCGCATGAGGCAGCTCGGATACCCGCCAGGTTGGCTCAAAGAGGCAGAGATGGAAAACTCCGGCTTAACACTGTATGATGGAAACGGtgagttttaaattaaatttaatctgtttGCACTGAATTTCTTGGGGGAAACTActacaaaaaacatacaaatgtttttgactgacatattttttttctcctttgtagTGTCAAAGGAAGGCGAAAATACCAATACGCAAAACATCTCTTATGATGTTTCCAAACTGGTAGATTTCCCAGGCTTCAATGTACCGGTgccaaacaaaatgaaagatgTAAGTCCTTTAACATAATCTTCTTGAATGTATCAGTAGTTATTTGAGTCACATTACTTcagttatatttatgttttgttttatctatttttttttttttcaaaaatcagAGAAGAGAAAACTGCAAATGAATGCAGTATTGGGGGATGATGTGATTTCATCAGCATTTTGTATTTGGacaaaaatactataaaaagctgaaacataTAATTTTCAATATTTCTGTCCCACAATTAAGATAAATGAGTATAATATGGAATCACTTTGAGCTATCTTGTCTGTCATGAGGAATCAGCATTATACTGTCAGTTTGCTGCCTTTCTAGTGGCAGGGCATCTATATAACAGTTGCATGTCTCAccctgttttccttttttttttctgacatccAGGAATTTATGCAGTTTGGGTCTATTCCAATGCAGAGCAACCACATGAAGCAGAACTACGCAGCCTACCTGTCCAACAACTTTGCTGCGGTAATGATGTTAAATGATGTGCCGCACCTTCTTCCTGGCGCAGCTTTAACCAAACTCTCTGGATATTATGAATCAACACTTATGCAAACCTCTTTCTGCAATACTTTGAGTACTATTTGTCCTATCTGTACTAACTCTGGTTTATAAAGAATTACATGTTTTCAGTAATAGCTATAGAGCTACTATAACCCCGTAGTAAACATGGCAGTGATTtctggagagagaaaagattggTAAACCATGCAAACAAATTAATAAACCATGGCTCATACTTCACAGTCCTCTTCGTCATTCCAGCCTCTGGATTTTTATATTTCCAGTCTTAATCAGTTTACTGGTAATGATGAAGAGAGTATGTGTAATGTATACACAATATGAAGCCTCTAAATATTCTCATTCCACATGTCATTCTTCCCTCGTCAACAGCCCGGTGCCGCCAGCAACAAGAGACGGCATGAATCTGACTCATCTCCACAGCTAAGGAAGAAGACGAGGTCCAGTCCTGATCGGAGCTCAGACAGGAGCTCAGATATGGATATTGAATCAGGTAACTGTTCATCAGAGTCACTTTTGTCCAGAGGGCACATCATTGTGTGTATTAAACGTCCTTCACAAGTTACCAGACCACAAATTTATGCTTTGCTTTGCTACAGCAGTCAAAAGCAGCGACAGTGATcctaattttaatatttacaatttttttgTACATATGACTTTATACATAAATTAACACAAAGTTTCCCtgttgtaaagaaaaaaaagttttaattcaTAG is drawn from Thunnus albacares chromosome 2, fThuAlb1.1, whole genome shotgun sequence and contains these coding sequences:
- the zcchc8 gene encoding zinc finger CCHC domain-containing protein 8, which encodes MAEVDFGDTELFQQLDDSAPPVPTHIRFTENEEDQEEMGLLQSRLEECDDYIQRLTEENKGLRRKLNILTRPSGITVEDVNIDGPVLQILYANNFISKQCRQEIEDCICNVILKHQKPSNQKKNPSFHLKPQNAAFAMDEDPEKLASSSVRTTTEAFKVVGSVLYFTSFSVDKLGQPLMNENPQLTDGWEVPAYHQVFNQVIGTDGQEIEMKDKRPKSMCFNCGSGSHQLRDCPKPKDMAAINERRKEFNQNSNQAMQSNQRYHADEVEERFSKYKPGIMSEELLSALGIDGTTLPPLIYRMRQLGYPPGWLKEAEMENSGLTLYDGNVSKEGENTNTQNISYDVSKLVDFPGFNVPVPNKMKDEFMQFGSIPMQSNHMKQNYAAYLSNNFAAPGAASNKRRHESDSSPQLRKKTRSSPDRSSDRSSDMDIESDPGTPYHIQGTGDFQFQPPLPPGSPCFSSPPPLPHGTPPATPTPPPLPKGTPPPTPTNGSPALRGQNWVVVDETVEGTEDELTLEELEEQQRLIWAALENADTATNSDCETPAMGTPVPSSSSVSTPVHVDTETEEVEEAMDTTRPAETCSSGENQREPGVQEVCSQSPGPVKAEEDSPQSPEPVKAQEDSPQSPGPVKSQDDSPQSPGPVKSQDDSPQSPGPVKSQDDSPQSPEPIKCQEDNPQSPEPDFPAGGAGDCASPKHVDKITAVPHRSKFAAGIVPFEDTPEYTEVAEATGTYLKIRDLLKCSPRNLSKKK